A part of candidate division WOR-1 bacterium RIFOXYB2_FULL_36_35 genomic DNA contains:
- a CDS encoding thiamine biosynthesis protein ThiS, with product MIKVIINGENHEFKQELTVLELIQYFNLNPYRIVVQINDNDIVEKEDFKEYKIKDKHKVELIKFMAGG from the coding sequence ATGATAAAAGTTATTATAAATGGAGAGAATCATGAGTTTAAGCAGGAGTTGACTGTTTTGGAATTAATTCAGTATTTTAATTTGAACCCGTATAGGATTGTTGTACAGATAAATGACAATGATATTGTGGAAAAAGAGGATTTTAAGGAATATAAAATTAAAGATAAGCATAAAGTGGAACTTATTAAGTTTATGGCTGGGGGTTAG
- a CDS encoding thiazole synthase: protein MSKETEKKDFLKIAGKKFSSRLFLGTGKFPSNEILRKALFAAETEIVTVALRRIDLNSKGEDILDAIDTEKYLILPNTSGARTCDEAVRLAKLAKASGIGNWVKLEVTPDPNYLLPDPIETFRAAEILVKEGFVVLPYINADPILAKRLEEIGCATVMPLGSPIGSHQGLKTREFIEIIIEQSTIPVVVDAGIGAPSHAAFAMELGADAVLVNTAIAVAKDPINMAEAFKLAVLAGRQAYEIGIGTPQKKGLASSPLTGFLR, encoded by the coding sequence ATGTCAAAAGAGACAGAAAAAAAAGATTTTTTGAAAATAGCAGGCAAAAAATTTTCTTCCAGGTTATTTCTTGGCACAGGAAAATTTCCATCTAATGAAATTTTGCGTAAAGCTCTTTTTGCGGCTGAAACAGAAATTGTAACCGTTGCTTTGAGGCGTATAGATTTAAACTCAAAGGGGGAAGACATTCTTGATGCCATTGACACTGAAAAATATCTTATTTTACCCAATACGTCGGGGGCTAGAACCTGTGATGAGGCTGTTAGACTGGCGAAGCTTGCCAAGGCATCTGGAATAGGAAACTGGGTAAAACTTGAAGTTACGCCTGATCCAAATTATCTTTTGCCTGATCCAATAGAGACATTTAGGGCAGCAGAAATTTTGGTGAAAGAGGGTTTTGTTGTCCTCCCATATATAAATGCTGACCCTATCTTGGCAAAAAGGCTGGAGGAGATTGGTTGTGCGACTGTTATGCCTCTTGGTTCTCCTATCGGGTCGCATCAGGGGCTTAAAACAAGAGAATTTATTGAGATTATAATTGAACAGTCAACTATTCCTGTAGTTGTAGATGCTGGAATTGGAGCTCCTTCACATGCAGCTTTTGCTATGGAATTGGGGGCGGATGCTGTTCTTGTTAATACTGCAATTGCTGTGGCAAAAGACCCTATAAACATGGCGGAGGCTTTTAAGCTAGCTGTTTTAGCCGGTCGCCAGGCATATGAGATTGGAATTGGGACACCCCAAAAAAAAGGGTTAGCTTCCAGTCCTTTGACTGGATTTTTGAGATAA
- a CDS encoding thiamine biosynthesis protein ThiH, which yields MSFINVINDFDLKEALRIIKNASDSDVYAVLLKDKISFNDYLVLLSDAASFFLEDIAKKARLLTLNFFGKAILMYAPLYLSNECDNCCLYCGFNHNVVGSRISLSVKDVIKESDFLYNKGFRHILLVSGEKRSKISMDYLKKIISSLHEKFESISLEIFPLSSDEYKELYLSGADGVTVYQEVYSRKLYKKVHPSGPKSDYEFRLLTPERAADTGFYRINIGVLLGLGNFFEESALLGLHAFYLKKKYWRTQLSVSFPRIKVSTAGFKPLNPISDRQFLQLLFALRIYLSSIGLVLSTREDENFRNNLISLGITQMSAESKTNPGGYLNQKKSKKQFNISDTRSLDEVCSVLREKGYDPVFKDWDKQISVSTLDKERSPI from the coding sequence ATGAGTTTTATTAATGTAATTAATGATTTTGATTTAAAAGAAGCGCTTAGAATTATAAAAAATGCTTCGGATTCAGATGTTTATGCTGTTTTATTGAAGGATAAAATAAGCTTTAATGATTATCTTGTTCTTTTATCTGATGCCGCATCTTTTTTTTTAGAGGATATTGCAAAAAAAGCCAGACTTTTAACATTAAATTTTTTTGGAAAGGCTATTTTGATGTATGCTCCTCTTTATCTTAGCAACGAATGCGATAATTGTTGTTTATATTGTGGGTTTAATCATAATGTCGTTGGAAGTCGTATTTCTCTTTCGGTTAAAGATGTCATTAAAGAGTCGGACTTTCTTTATAATAAAGGATTTCGACATATACTTCTTGTCTCTGGAGAAAAGAGGTCGAAGATCTCTATGGATTATCTTAAAAAGATAATTTCTTCTTTGCATGAAAAGTTTGAATCCATATCTCTTGAGATTTTTCCTTTATCAAGCGATGAATATAAAGAACTTTATCTTTCTGGAGCAGATGGCGTGACTGTTTATCAGGAAGTTTACAGCAGAAAGTTATATAAAAAGGTTCATCCTTCTGGTCCGAAATCTGATTATGAGTTTAGGTTGCTTACGCCAGAAAGAGCGGCAGATACAGGTTTTTACAGAATTAATATAGGGGTTCTTTTGGGGCTTGGGAATTTTTTTGAGGAGTCGGCGTTGCTTGGTTTACATGCTTTTTATCTGAAAAAAAAATATTGGAGAACGCAGCTTTCTGTCTCTTTCCCTAGAATAAAAGTTTCAACGGCGGGGTTTAAACCTTTGAACCCTATATCTGACAGGCAATTTCTTCAGTTGTTATTTGCTCTAAGAATTTATCTTTCGAGCATTGGGCTTGTTTTATCAACCAGAGAGGATGAAAATTTTAGAAATAATTTAATCTCTCTGGGGATAACACAAATGAGCGCAGAATCAAAAACTAATCCTGGCGGGTATCTGAATCAAAAAAAAAGTAAAAAGCAATTTAATATTTCTGATACCAGAAGTCTAGATGAGGTTTGTTCTGTGTTAAGGGAAAAAGGATATGATCCCGTATTTAAAGATTGGGACAAGCAGATAAGTGTGTCAACTTTGGATAAGGAAAGATCCCCAATATGA
- a CDS encoding 4Fe-4S ferredoxin — MKRKIIKIDTEKCMGCGDCIPGCPEGALQLIDGKARLISDLFCDGLGACIGSCPVDAIKIEERDAEPYDEKKTMENIIKGGANVIKAHLLHLNDHGEETFLKEAMEVLKEKNIPVPEFKDKRKDKECGCPGAKMIDFSEGKRGSELRQWPVQLHLVPPNAPYFKGRDVILAADCIAYTLADFHKDYLKDKSLAIACPKLDADKEIYINKIKTMIDEAKINTLTVMIMEVPCCSGLLAIAKEAQAQAKRKIPIKLTIVGIKGDILKEEWI, encoded by the coding sequence ATGAAACGTAAAATAATAAAAATAGATACAGAAAAGTGTATGGGGTGTGGCGATTGTATTCCAGGATGTCCCGAAGGAGCTCTTCAGCTTATTGATGGCAAAGCTCGATTGATTTCTGATCTCTTTTGCGATGGATTAGGCGCATGTATTGGATCCTGTCCTGTTGATGCCATAAAAATAGAAGAGAGGGACGCAGAACCTTATGATGAAAAAAAGACTATGGAGAATATTATTAAAGGTGGAGCAAATGTTATAAAAGCCCATCTTTTGCATCTAAATGACCATGGGGAGGAGACGTTTTTAAAAGAGGCGATGGAAGTTTTAAAAGAAAAGAATATTCCTGTGCCGGAGTTTAAGGATAAGAGGAAAGATAAAGAGTGTGGATGCCCGGGGGCGAAGATGATTGATTTTTCAGAGGGAAAAAGAGGCTCAGAGCTTAGACAGTGGCCGGTACAGCTTCATCTTGTACCTCCCAATGCCCCTTATTTTAAAGGAAGAGATGTCATTTTGGCGGCAGATTGTATCGCGTATACATTGGCCGATTTCCACAAAGATTACCTAAAAGATAAAAGCTTGGCAATTGCCTGCCCAAAACTTGATGCCGACAAGGAAATTTATATAAATAAAATTAAGACTATGATAGATGAGGCAAAGATTAATACTTTGACTGTTATGATTATGGAAGTTCCGTGCTGTTCCGGCCTCCTTGCAATTGCAAAAGAGGCGCAGGCGCAGGCAAAAAGAAAAATTCCAATTAAATTAACTATTGTGGGGATCAAAGGGGATATCTTAAAAGAAGAGTGGATATAA